The proteins below come from a single Oerskovia jenensis genomic window:
- a CDS encoding potassium channel family protein: protein MGCGRVGATLAQSLENRGHSVAVVDQNPDAFRRLSSEFSGKKVTGLGFDRDTLIQAGIEDAYAFAAVSDGDNSNILAARVVRETYGVDNVVARIYDPHRAEIYQRLGIPTVATVRWTSDQVLRRMLPLGATDEYRDPSGQVRLAQTDFHPEWAGRSVATIESVTGARVAFLGRFGEGVLATPGTVLQENDVLHVLMRAADAPTVERLLTHAPKIEEN from the coding sequence ATGGGATGTGGCCGTGTCGGCGCCACCCTCGCCCAGTCTCTCGAGAACCGCGGCCACTCGGTGGCCGTGGTCGACCAGAACCCCGACGCCTTCCGACGGCTGTCCTCGGAGTTCTCCGGCAAGAAGGTGACGGGTCTGGGCTTCGACCGGGACACCCTGATCCAGGCGGGGATCGAGGACGCGTACGCGTTCGCCGCGGTCTCCGACGGGGACAACTCCAACATCCTCGCCGCGCGCGTGGTCCGCGAGACCTACGGCGTCGACAACGTCGTGGCCCGGATCTACGACCCGCACCGCGCCGAGATCTACCAGCGCCTCGGCATCCCGACCGTGGCCACGGTCCGGTGGACCTCCGACCAGGTGCTGCGCAGGATGCTCCCCCTCGGCGCGACCGACGAGTACCGCGACCCCTCCGGGCAGGTCAGGCTCGCGCAGACCGACTTCCACCCCGAGTGGGCCGGGCGGTCCGTGGCGACGATCGAGTCGGTGACCGGGGCGCGCGTCGCGTTCCTGGGCCGGTTCGGCGAGGGCGTCCTCGCGACCCCCGGCACGGTCCTGCAGGAGAACGACGTGCTGCACGTGCTCATGCGTGCCGCGGACGCACCGACGGTCGAGCGTCTCCTCACGCACGCCCCCAAGATCGAGGAGAACTGA
- a CDS encoding APC family permease, which yields MSDIADAAKRLLLGRPVRSDDLGHTLLPKRIALPVFASDALSSVAYAPDEILLTLSIAGLAATTISPWVGLAVVVVLLTVVASYRQNVHAYPSGGGDYEVATVNLGPTAGVGVASALMVDYVLTVAVSISSGAQYAAAAMPFLRGHEAAFAITLVILLALVNLRGVKESGSFFAIPVYLFMFAIGMTAVVGFVRYATGTLPMAESASYQLVAESHFDQGLTGLAGAFLVARAFASGCAALTGVEAISNGVPAFKKPKSRNAATTLALLGTISAVMIMAILFLAQKTGVHFAENPAEQLTINGQPVPDDFVQDPVIGQLAQAIFQGFPIAFYLVAAVTGLILVFAANTAFNGFPVLGSILAKDGYLPRQLHTRGDRLAFSNGIVTLAVAAIALIWAFDAQVTRLIQLYIVGVFVSFTLSQLGMIKHWTRELRTTPDPRFRTKMKRSRVVNAIGFGMTGTVLIIVLLTKFTHGAWIAILAMGVVFVLMRAIRKHYDSVSEELTLGEDPAAARALPSRVHALVLVSKLHKPTMRALAYARASRPSVLEAVTVGVDPEEVAEFTAEWEALDLPVPLRVLDSPYREITRPILSYVRSIRRESPRDLVVVYIPEYVVGHWWEHLLHNQSALRLKGRLLFTPGVVVASVPWQLSSTKGQTGLEKENFAAQQRINRRY from the coding sequence GTGTCGGATATCGCTGATGCCGCCAAACGCCTGTTGCTCGGACGCCCTGTCCGCAGCGACGACTTGGGGCACACCCTGCTGCCGAAGCGCATCGCGCTCCCGGTCTTCGCCTCGGACGCGCTCTCCTCGGTGGCGTACGCCCCCGACGAGATCCTCCTGACCCTGTCGATCGCGGGCCTCGCGGCCACGACGATCTCCCCGTGGGTGGGTCTCGCGGTCGTCGTGGTCCTGCTGACGGTGGTCGCGTCGTACCGCCAGAACGTGCACGCCTACCCGTCGGGCGGCGGCGACTACGAGGTCGCCACGGTCAACCTCGGCCCCACGGCGGGTGTGGGGGTCGCCTCGGCGCTCATGGTCGACTACGTCCTCACGGTGGCCGTGTCGATCTCCTCGGGGGCCCAGTACGCGGCCGCGGCCATGCCGTTCCTGCGGGGCCACGAGGCTGCGTTCGCGATCACGCTCGTCATCCTGCTGGCGCTCGTCAACCTTCGTGGGGTCAAGGAGTCGGGGTCGTTCTTCGCGATCCCGGTGTACCTGTTCATGTTCGCGATCGGCATGACGGCCGTGGTGGGCTTCGTCCGGTACGCCACGGGAACCCTGCCCATGGCCGAGAGTGCGTCCTACCAGCTCGTCGCGGAGAGCCACTTCGACCAGGGCCTGACCGGGCTCGCGGGGGCGTTCCTCGTGGCGCGCGCCTTCGCGTCGGGCTGTGCCGCGCTCACGGGTGTCGAGGCCATCAGCAACGGCGTGCCGGCCTTCAAGAAGCCCAAGTCCCGCAACGCGGCGACCACGCTCGCACTGCTCGGCACGATCTCCGCGGTCATGATCATGGCGATCCTCTTCCTCGCGCAGAAGACGGGCGTGCACTTCGCCGAGAACCCGGCCGAGCAGCTCACGATCAACGGTCAGCCCGTCCCGGACGACTTCGTGCAGGACCCGGTCATCGGCCAGCTCGCCCAGGCCATCTTCCAGGGCTTCCCGATCGCCTTCTACCTGGTGGCCGCGGTCACCGGGCTCATCCTCGTCTTCGCGGCGAACACGGCGTTCAACGGGTTCCCCGTGCTCGGCTCGATCCTGGCCAAGGACGGGTACCTCCCGCGGCAGCTCCACACGCGCGGCGACCGGCTCGCGTTCTCGAACGGGATCGTGACCCTCGCGGTCGCGGCGATCGCCCTGATCTGGGCTTTCGACGCGCAGGTCACGCGCCTGATCCAGCTCTACATCGTCGGCGTCTTCGTGTCCTTCACGCTCTCGCAGCTCGGCATGATCAAGCACTGGACCAGGGAGCTGCGCACGACCCCGGACCCGCGCTTCCGCACCAAGATGAAGCGGTCCCGTGTCGTCAACGCGATCGGCTTCGGCATGACGGGCACGGTCCTGATCATCGTCCTGCTGACCAAGTTCACGCACGGTGCGTGGATCGCGATCCTCGCGATGGGCGTGGTGTTCGTGCTCATGCGGGCGATCCGCAAGCACTACGACTCGGTGAGCGAGGAGCTCACGCTCGGTGAGGACCCCGCGGCGGCGCGCGCGCTGCCGAGCCGCGTCCACGCGCTCGTCCTGGTCTCCAAGCTGCACAAGCCGACCATGCGCGCGCTCGCCTACGCCCGCGCGTCGCGGCCCTCGGTCCTGGAGGCCGTGACGGTCGGCGTGGACCCCGAGGAGGTCGCCGAGTTCACCGCGGAGTGGGAGGCGCTCGACCTCCCGGTCCCGCTGCGCGTCCTCGACTCGCCGTACCGCGAGATCACCCGGCCGATCCTGTCCTACGTGCGCTCGATCCGGCGGGAGAGCCCGCGCGACCTCGTCGTGGTCTACATCCCCGAGTACGTCGTGGGGCACTGGTGGGAGCACCTGCTGCACAACCAGAGCGCGCTGCGGCTCAAGGGCCGGTTGCTGTTCACCCCGGGGGTCGTCGTGGCCTCCGTGCCGTGGCAGCTCTCGTCGACCAAGGGGCAGACGGGGCTCGAGAAGGAGAACTTCGCGGCCCAGCAGCGGATCAACCGCCGGTACTGA
- a CDS encoding class I SAM-dependent RNA methyltransferase has product MSETLNPTSTAPESQPLVELEVGPVAHGGHCVARLDGRVIFVRHALPGERVLARITDDGQDAKFWRADAVEILDASEDRVPAAWPAAGPGGAGGGELSHVSLPAQRRWKAAVLQEQLKRLAGLDLQVEVEGAPGDDERGGLGYRTRIDLVADDQGRAGMRVFRSHDVVALDEMPLATPEVAALAEAEEVFTRRWRPGTTLELVAPAGGADPILLVDGVVWHSGHIDRRPHARRAVTETVTVAGTEHSFRVAADGFWQVHREAPALLAEAVLRAAGPLDEATVVDLYSGAGLFTLPLADAVGETGRVVAIEGDERAVKDARRNAFEKPQVELHHGPVEKVLAAKDHAAPTADVVVLDPPRTGAGRKVVDAVAALQAPRVVYVACDPAALARDIAYFAKHGYSVESVTGYDLFPHTHHVEAIAVLTR; this is encoded by the coding sequence GTGTCTGAAACCCTGAACCCCACGTCCACCGCCCCCGAGTCTCAACCTCTGGTCGAGCTCGAGGTGGGACCTGTCGCGCACGGCGGCCACTGCGTCGCGCGACTCGACGGGCGCGTTATCTTCGTCCGGCACGCGCTGCCGGGCGAGCGGGTGCTGGCCCGGATCACCGACGACGGGCAGGACGCGAAGTTCTGGCGCGCCGACGCCGTCGAGATCCTCGACGCCTCCGAGGACCGGGTCCCCGCGGCCTGGCCCGCAGCCGGACCCGGGGGAGCGGGCGGTGGCGAGCTCTCGCACGTCTCGCTGCCGGCGCAGCGCCGGTGGAAGGCCGCCGTCCTCCAGGAGCAGCTCAAGCGCCTCGCCGGCCTTGACCTTCAGGTAGAGGTTGAGGGTGCGCCCGGGGACGACGAGCGGGGTGGCCTCGGCTACCGCACCCGCATCGACCTCGTCGCGGACGACCAGGGCCGTGCGGGCATGCGCGTGTTCCGCTCGCACGACGTCGTCGCGCTCGACGAGATGCCGCTCGCGACCCCCGAGGTCGCCGCGCTCGCCGAGGCCGAGGAGGTCTTCACGCGCCGCTGGCGTCCGGGGACCACGCTCGAGCTCGTCGCCCCCGCAGGCGGCGCCGACCCGATCCTTCTGGTCGACGGCGTCGTGTGGCACTCGGGCCACATCGACCGTCGCCCCCACGCACGTCGCGCCGTGACCGAGACCGTCACGGTCGCCGGGACCGAGCACTCGTTCCGCGTGGCCGCCGACGGCTTCTGGCAGGTCCACCGCGAGGCACCCGCGCTGCTCGCGGAGGCCGTGCTGCGGGCCGCCGGACCGCTCGACGAGGCGACCGTGGTCGACCTGTACTCGGGCGCCGGACTCTTCACGCTGCCGTTGGCCGACGCCGTCGGCGAGACCGGGCGCGTCGTGGCGATCGAGGGCGACGAGCGCGCCGTCAAGGATGCTCGCCGCAACGCGTTCGAGAAGCCGCAGGTCGAGCTCCACCACGGACCGGTCGAGAAGGTGCTCGCGGCCAAGGACCACGCGGCTCCCACGGCCGACGTCGTGGTCCTCGACCCCCCGCGCACGGGCGCCGGTCGCAAGGTCGTCGACGCCGTCGCCGCGCTCCAGGCCCCCCGCGTGGTCTACGTCGCGTGCGACCCCGCGGCCCTGGCCCGCGACATCGCCTACTTCGCGAAGCACGGCTACTCGGTCGAGTCGGTCACCGGGTACGACCTGTTCCCGCACACCCACCACGTCGAGGCGATCGCCGTCCTGACCCGGTGA
- a CDS encoding glycosyltransferase: protein MQVTVVVPTFNEGPNVRELVRRLGDAVEGLDAEVLFVDDSRDDTPDEIRRVATTSRLPVRLLHRQEPDGGLSGAVVEGLRAARGEWVVVMDGDLQHPPEMVPVLLETARETAADVVVASRYVGGGDAGGLDGRWRHLVSTASSLLARSMFPLRLRNVTDPMTGFFAVRTASIDLAGLRPRGFKILLEILARNKVEVVEEPFVFGERFAGESKATLANGLRYLQQLTALRFGRLSTFALVGAFGAVMNLAIMWGLEQFGVHYMPAAVVSAAVTIVTNFLLLEHFVFHDLRSEGRSVWKRAAQSFTFNGIEAAVRLPFLHWLVVLTGMPPVLAQALTLVVAFLLRFVFHAQVVYRPRTNVPERVAPLIEEPTSTASDDDQ from the coding sequence ATGCAGGTCACCGTGGTGGTTCCGACGTTCAACGAGGGTCCGAACGTGCGCGAGCTCGTGCGTCGTCTCGGCGACGCGGTCGAGGGTCTCGACGCGGAGGTGCTGTTCGTCGACGACTCGAGGGACGACACGCCCGACGAGATCCGACGCGTGGCCACGACCTCGCGGCTGCCGGTGCGGCTGCTGCACCGGCAGGAGCCGGACGGGGGTCTGAGCGGGGCCGTGGTCGAGGGCCTGCGTGCTGCGCGGGGCGAGTGGGTCGTGGTCATGGACGGGGACCTGCAGCATCCCCCGGAGATGGTCCCGGTGCTCCTGGAGACGGCCAGGGAGACCGCGGCCGACGTCGTCGTCGCCTCGCGCTACGTCGGGGGCGGTGATGCGGGCGGGCTCGACGGCCGGTGGCGTCACCTCGTGTCGACCGCGTCCTCCCTGCTGGCGAGGTCGATGTTCCCCCTGCGGCTGCGCAACGTGACGGACCCGATGACGGGGTTCTTCGCGGTGCGCACCGCGTCGATCGACCTGGCGGGGCTGCGTCCCCGAGGGTTCAAGATCCTCCTGGAGATCCTGGCCCGCAACAAGGTCGAGGTCGTCGAGGAGCCGTTCGTGTTCGGGGAGCGGTTCGCCGGCGAGTCCAAGGCGACGCTCGCGAACGGGCTGCGGTACCTGCAACAGCTCACGGCGTTGCGGTTCGGGCGGCTCTCGACGTTCGCGCTCGTCGGAGCGTTCGGTGCGGTCATGAACCTGGCGATCATGTGGGGCCTGGAGCAGTTCGGGGTGCACTACATGCCTGCCGCGGTGGTCTCGGCCGCGGTCACCATCGTCACCAACTTCCTGCTGCTCGAGCACTTCGTGTTCCACGACCTGCGCTCGGAGGGGCGCAGCGTGTGGAAGCGCGCGGCGCAGTCCTTCACGTTCAACGGGATCGAGGCCGCCGTGCGGCTGCCGTTCCTGCACTGGCTCGTGGTCCTGACCGGCATGCCACCGGTCCTGGCCCAGGCACTGACCCTGGTGGTCGCGTTCCTCCTGCGCTTCGTCTTCCACGCCCAGGTCGTCTACCGGCCACGCACGAACGTCCCCGAGCGCGTCGCCCCGCTGATCGAGGAACCGACGAGCACGGCCTCCGACGACGACCAGTAG
- a CDS encoding magnesium and cobalt transport protein CorA has product MGIVDNAVYVDGLRTANPSSFDETFETLRERHGLAWIGLYRPSETEIRAVADEFSLHHLAVDDAIAAHQRPKLERYDDNLFVVLRPARYLDAEERVEFGELHVFVGPDYVVTVRHAESPDVGAVRRRLEATPELLRLGPEAILYAVLDQVVDEYAPVVEGLQNDIDEIEDQLFSGDPAVSRRIYELSREVISFQRATHPVVGILQALERGFEKYGVDIELQRNLRDVLDHSLRLAEQADSFRVLLQNALMVQATLVAQHQNEEMRRLSETSLAQGEEVKKISSWAAILFAPTLVGTIYGMNFERMPELGWGLGYPAAVAAMVAMGFALYLIFKRHKWL; this is encoded by the coding sequence ATGGGCATCGTCGACAACGCGGTCTACGTCGACGGGCTGCGCACGGCCAACCCGTCGAGCTTCGACGAGACCTTCGAGACGCTGCGTGAACGGCACGGGCTCGCGTGGATCGGCCTCTACCGGCCGAGCGAGACCGAGATCCGCGCGGTCGCGGACGAGTTCTCGTTGCACCATCTCGCGGTCGACGACGCGATCGCGGCCCATCAGCGGCCCAAGCTCGAACGCTACGACGACAACCTCTTCGTGGTGCTGCGGCCCGCCCGGTACCTGGACGCCGAGGAGCGGGTCGAGTTCGGCGAGCTGCACGTCTTCGTCGGGCCCGACTACGTCGTGACGGTCCGCCACGCGGAGTCCCCGGACGTGGGTGCGGTCCGCCGTCGCCTCGAGGCCACGCCCGAGCTCCTGCGCCTCGGGCCCGAAGCCATCCTGTACGCCGTGCTCGACCAGGTCGTCGACGAGTACGCCCCGGTGGTCGAGGGGCTGCAGAACGACATCGACGAGATCGAGGACCAGCTCTTCAGCGGCGACCCGGCCGTCTCGCGACGCATCTACGAGCTCTCGCGCGAGGTCATCTCCTTCCAGCGGGCCACGCACCCGGTCGTCGGCATCCTCCAGGCGCTCGAGCGCGGCTTCGAGAAGTACGGCGTCGACATCGAGCTCCAACGCAACCTGCGGGACGTGCTCGACCACTCGCTCCGCCTCGCGGAGCAGGCCGACTCGTTCCGCGTGCTGCTCCAGAACGCGCTCATGGTCCAGGCCACGCTCGTCGCGCAGCACCAGAACGAGGAGATGCGCAGGCTGTCCGAGACGAGCCTCGCGCAGGGCGAGGAGGTCAAGAAGATCTCCTCCTGGGCCGCGATCCTCTTCGCGCCCACGCTCGTCGGCACGATCTACGGCATGAACTTCGAGCGCATGCCCGAGCTCGGCTGGGGCCTCGGGTACCCGGCGGCCGTCGCGGCGATGGTCGCCATGGGGTTCGCGCTCTACCTGATCTTCAAGCGGCACAAGTGGTTGTGA
- a CDS encoding HAD-IC family P-type ATPase — protein MSSLADDASSATGPDGPAGAASSGRGTRPASGVTAATQPVAGPGLSAGEVAARVEAGQTNRTSRATSRSLAAILRSNVFTLFNLILAVAVTLVLLTGRWPDAVFGFVVVVNAAIGIVTEYRAKRTLDRLSILTAPSARVRRDGVEQDVALDDVVLDDVLLVGTGDQVPADAQVLDVTGLEVDESMLTGESRPVHKAVGDEVLSGSAVVAGAAVCRVVRVGEEGYAQRITSEAKKFSVVRSELREGVNKILRVVSIGIVPVSLLLFWSQLYYTGGVRESIADGTWRDGVVAAVAGVVGMIPEGLVLLTSLNFAIAATLLARQQVLVQELPAVEILARVDVLCLDKTGTLTDGHVALTALRPLAAVEGARAALAALAADPDGNATSTALAEGLTDTEPAAVRDTVPFSSARKWSAVRTDAGAFVLGAPEILLAGRTDAPAAAALAEVRESAGTGARVVLLAHAPGALPTAEAPLPADLAPALLAVLGERIRPDAAQTLEYFRRQGTRAKVISGDNPDTVAAIATKVALHGPGVPVEGFDARDLPTDPGRLAEVVDAHDVYGRVTPEQKRAIVHALQSRGHVVGMTGDGVNDALALKDADLGIAMGNGAPATKAVARVVLVDGRFATLPGVLGQGRRVMANMERVASLFLAKTMYAAILAVAVVLLVWPYPFLPRHMTLAGTLTIGVPAFFLALPPNDRRYLAGFLRRVLSFAIPAGVVIGAVILAVYGYLRPLVGTDDARSAATLVLIGVSLWIVGIQARPLNGWKVLLIVALAACAVLAVAVPWVRDFFALQVPTAQESAVIAVAVVVGWVAIEGVYRVLSPRLAGTSTPQSIS, from the coding sequence GTGAGCAGTCTCGCCGACGACGCCTCCTCCGCGACCGGACCTGACGGTCCGGCGGGCGCTGCGTCGTCGGGCCGGGGGACGCGACCGGCGAGCGGCGTCACCGCGGCGACGCAGCCCGTCGCCGGACCCGGGCTGAGCGCGGGGGAGGTCGCCGCGCGGGTCGAGGCCGGGCAGACCAACCGCACCTCGCGCGCGACCTCCCGCTCCCTGGCGGCGATCCTGCGCTCGAACGTCTTCACGCTGTTCAACCTGATCCTCGCGGTCGCCGTGACGCTCGTGCTCCTGACGGGCCGCTGGCCCGACGCGGTCTTCGGGTTCGTGGTCGTCGTGAACGCGGCGATCGGGATCGTGACCGAGTACCGCGCCAAGCGCACGCTCGACCGGCTCTCGATCCTCACCGCGCCGTCCGCGCGCGTGCGGCGCGACGGCGTCGAGCAGGACGTCGCGCTCGACGACGTGGTCCTGGACGACGTGCTGCTCGTCGGGACGGGGGACCAGGTCCCGGCCGACGCCCAGGTCCTCGACGTCACGGGGCTCGAGGTCGACGAGTCCATGCTGACGGGGGAGTCGCGCCCCGTGCACAAGGCCGTCGGTGACGAGGTGCTCTCCGGTTCGGCGGTCGTCGCGGGAGCCGCGGTGTGCCGCGTGGTGCGCGTGGGCGAGGAAGGGTACGCGCAGCGCATCACGTCCGAGGCCAAGAAGTTCTCGGTCGTGCGCTCGGAGCTGCGCGAGGGCGTGAACAAGATCCTGCGGGTCGTCTCGATCGGGATCGTGCCCGTCTCGCTCCTGCTGTTCTGGAGCCAGCTCTACTACACGGGCGGCGTGCGCGAGTCGATCGCGGACGGGACGTGGCGCGACGGCGTCGTCGCCGCGGTCGCGGGCGTCGTCGGGATGATCCCCGAGGGCCTGGTCCTGCTGACCTCGCTCAACTTCGCGATCGCGGCCACGCTGCTCGCTCGCCAGCAGGTCCTCGTCCAGGAGCTGCCCGCGGTCGAGATCCTCGCGCGCGTCGACGTCCTGTGCCTCGACAAGACGGGCACCCTCACGGACGGGCACGTCGCCCTGACCGCGTTGCGGCCCCTGGCCGCCGTCGAGGGAGCTCGCGCGGCGCTCGCGGCGCTCGCCGCCGACCCGGACGGCAACGCGACCTCCACGGCGCTCGCGGAGGGCCTCACGGACACCGAGCCCGCAGCCGTGCGCGACACCGTCCCGTTCTCGTCGGCGCGCAAGTGGAGCGCGGTCCGCACCGACGCGGGAGCGTTCGTCCTGGGCGCCCCCGAGATCCTGCTCGCGGGGCGCACCGACGCCCCGGCGGCGGCCGCGCTCGCCGAGGTGCGGGAGTCTGCGGGCACGGGGGCACGCGTGGTGCTTCTCGCCCACGCCCCGGGAGCGCTCCCGACGGCGGAGGCGCCCCTCCCGGCCGACCTCGCCCCCGCGCTGCTCGCCGTGCTGGGGGAGCGCATCCGCCCGGACGCGGCGCAGACCCTTGAGTACTTCCGTCGCCAGGGCACGCGGGCCAAGGTCATCTCGGGAGACAACCCGGACACGGTCGCGGCCATCGCGACGAAGGTCGCCCTGCACGGGCCGGGCGTCCCGGTCGAGGGTTTCGACGCGCGCGACCTGCCCACGGACCCGGGCCGCCTCGCCGAGGTCGTCGACGCGCACGACGTGTACGGGCGCGTGACGCCGGAGCAGAAGCGCGCGATCGTGCACGCGCTCCAGTCGCGCGGCCACGTCGTGGGCATGACGGGCGACGGCGTCAACGACGCCCTCGCGCTCAAGGACGCGGACCTGGGCATCGCGATGGGCAACGGGGCGCCCGCGACCAAGGCCGTGGCGCGCGTGGTCCTGGTCGACGGGCGGTTCGCGACGCTGCCCGGGGTCCTGGGGCAGGGGCGGCGGGTCATGGCGAACATGGAGCGCGTCGCGAGCCTCTTCCTCGCCAAGACGATGTACGCGGCAATCCTGGCCGTGGCGGTCGTGCTGCTCGTGTGGCCGTACCCGTTCCTGCCGCGGCACATGACGCTCGCGGGCACCCTCACGATCGGCGTCCCCGCGTTCTTCCTCGCGCTGCCGCCCAACGACCGCCGCTACCTCGCGGGGTTCCTGCGGCGGGTGCTGAGCTTCGCGATCCCCGCGGGCGTCGTGATCGGCGCCGTGATCCTGGCCGTCTACGGGTACCTGCGCCCGCTCGTGGGCACGGACGACGCCCGCTCGGCCGCGACCCTGGTCCTCATCGGGGTCTCGCTGTGGATCGTGGGCATCCAGGCCCGGCCGCTCAACGGGTGGAAGGTCCTGCTGATCGTGGCGCTCGCGGCCTGCGCGGTGCTCGCGGTGGCGGTCCCGTGGGTCCGCGACTTCTTCGCGCTCCAGGTCCCGACGGCGCAGGAGTCGGCCGTCATCGCGGTCGCCGTGGTCGTGGGCTGGGTCGCGATCGAGGGCGTGTACAGGGTGCTGTCCCCGCGGCTCGCGGGTACGTCCACCCCCCAGTCGATATCTTGA